AAAGAAGATTCTTTCgtattcttgaaaaaaataagagcaaaaacAGTTAAAGAGACACCCgttaaaacattttgctttatgtGAACAAAGGCAAGAGAATTAATTCAGCTTCTGATAAGACAGATCATCTAAAATCCAGGCTTATAATGATAACATACAGTTTTATCAACATTAACATTAAAAACCATAATCAGATGGTCATGTTTAGGATATTACTAGGATACCTATAATTCTAATATCAATAACGATAACCATTACTTTCATGGAAATTGACAGATGCAGCAGTATTAGAATCATTCATCCAGGAAGTTTTTACaagctgctttaaaacaaatctatctagctttcaatttcatttcactCTTCACGGTttagtatttttctgaaaaggcaaaataatattaattctTTGCCTAGCTCTCATGCCAGTCATTTAATGAAGAGATTTGGAATGCTTACTTCTTCCTGGTTTTCGGATCTCTTTCATGATTTGTGCTCTCAGCTCTATATTAATCTCTCTGGAACTTCTGCAGggcactgtttttttccctttgctggtTGAAGATATTGGCAAACtgtcttcagtattttcttctttactaCTTGATTCATCATGATTCTCCAAAAATCCATCAACATTCAAGTTATTCCCTAGATGCTCATGGCCTGCACCCTCTATATGAGCTGCTGATCGATCCAATGAATTGAATGAAGAAGACATTGAAAATTCAGAATCCACAGCATCTGGGAAATCATCTGATGAAAGCGGGTCTGTAACATGATTCTCTACCACATCATCCATTGCAATCTCATTATTAGCTTctgatgctaaaaaaaaaaaaaaaacaaaaaaaatacaataaaacacAGATTACTCATACAAGTTCTGCCTTCTTTATGATCTGATAGAGATCACTGAGACTACGGCAAGCAGCAATACTTCTAGAACTATGCTTCAGCCTGTCTATTATACATGCCCGGCACAAGAAAACGTTTGTGGGTTGTTGTTTCTGGGCTGTAACAAAAAGCACATCGGTTTATTTCCTCTCAGCTAATGGCTTAAAATTACAGCTGtattcttcacagaatcacagaattataggggttgggaaagacctccagagatcgagtccaacccccctgccaaagcaggctccctacaccacttcacacaggtaggcgtctAGGggggtcttgaatatctccagagaaggagactccaccacctccctgggcagcctgttccagtgctccgtcaccctcactgtaaagaagttcttgcacacactgctgaaaagagactggcctcaccactttgcccctcacacctcagatatttatagacctggatcaggtcccctctcagtcttctcaaggctaaacagacccagttccctaagtctctcctaataggggagatgctccaggcccttcaccatctttatGGCCCTCTGcaggactctttccaagagatccctgtctgttttgtactggggagcccaggactggacacaatattccagattagggcagagtagagggggaagatcacctccctcgacctgctggacatgctctttttaattcaccccagtatgccattgggCTTTTTGGTGTCAGCCAATCCTACCAACTtcgtatcatcagcaaacttgctgagggtggccactatcccctcatcaaagtcattgatgaagatgttgaacaagattggacccagcaccgacccctgggggacaccgctagttacaggtctccaactGGACTCTGCACCACCAATGAtgaccctctgtgctctgccagtcagccagttctcagcccacctcactgtccactcatctgtctcacacttcctcagctttgtcATAAGGATGCTGTGagagacagtatcaaatgccttgctgaaatcaaggtagatATCCACTgcccctccctccatccatccagcCAgtgacatcatagaaggctactGGGTTGGTCGAGCATGACCTCCCTcccccttggtgaacccatgctgagtactcctgataacctccttttcttaCAATTGTCTgcagatggcatccagcacaagctgttccatcacctttccagggaaACTGATACATGCATTATCAACAGCAAAGAACTAACCTGTACAATGTACTTTTACTACATACTTATCTTTCCTTATTAAAGTGAACTGTCAAACTTATTGAGCAACTGTTGCTCACCGAACAGTGAGAGCAAGACTGTTACACAGTACCTCAGCTCAAtactaaggaaaataaatccacTGCACTACAGGGAAATTCAAAATAACCTCAAGTTGTGATAACTTCTGGAGCTTGTAaatttccaggaaaaagaagaacacCCTTCTGTTTACAGTCTCCTCATTTAATACAGGAAATACAGTGTTTATATTGGAAAGTTCACATGAGACTTCTGTCTGAAGAGCTATGTTAACTCTCTGTGATAAGCCCCCATTGCACACTTACATACTTCAACTACACATTTCCAAAAACTGCCCTATTTGGGAAATCAGCCAATAATATTTCTACAAAGACACActttttccataaataaaaaccaaatacTCTACATATAAAAATTCACTTACTTTTGTGAATAGGAATAGGTTTAACAAGGTCGAGCTGTGCTTGTGTGATTGGTGATGGTGGTCCTTTTCCTCCAATGTGGTTATTTACAACTGGAGGAGTCTGTGGTCGACCTCTGAGCAGGGGAGACATACACCGGCGCCTTTTTGGAATCCCTTGCATACTTGGTTCTCCAGGACGTTTATGTTTATTCTGAGGCCCAGCAACAAATTCATCTGCTTCATCTATCATCATTCCCTGTATTTAATGGGTAGAATGCTTAAAACTTCAATCCAGAAACACGTAATATAAAATATTGTGAACACTCTGGTATGGTGATGTTTACAAGGCAATAACATACAACATGCCACTATGTACCAGCTTCTCAAATGGCAAAGGAAATATGCTTAGGTATTAGCTATACTACAATGACAAGCGTTTCACTTATAAAGGACTTTAAAGGCATAATACTGTTTTCTAATAAAGACTGCCCTTCATATGATAACACtgatgaaaaactgagaaacattCTTGTAGGCAATGCCTTCCCAAATACTTGGAATTACTTCTCCTATATGTTACTCTTTGAATAGTCTAACTAGCAGCAGACAAcagcatgtttttaaaaaagctatATAGAAAAGTCACCTTTTTGTCCAACTTGAATGGATTGCCAAATGTATGGAGCCTTCGAGGTTGATCAGGATCAAGCTCTCGGAGTGGAGAAGGTATTTGTTTTAGATATTCCTGGTAATTTCCCATTTGTGCTATAGGTACACTGTGAACTTGATCTGTTATAAAAGGATGGTTATTAATAGACTAAATTCCCGTAAGATGAGCAGTATAATATAACTCCACTTAACATCTCAAATTTTCAGCCTTTTATCAAATGCATTAACAGAGTAGATATGCAAAACTCACCATTATTCTCACCTAATTGGTATTTATAACATCATGATTTGAGTGCAGAAAGCTTGATTAAAGGAAACTGTCATGTATTCCAACATGACATGGAAAAAGCAATAGCTGTCATGCATGGATTTAGTTTTCCAGAGTGTCCCATAGCTTTTCAACAGGTAGAtgggtgggggaaaaaaacaagacttGCAATAAATTTTATTCTAAAACATTACTACAAACAAAATCTACAGTAATGCAACGTAGTAATGCCATGCTGCATATAGCTTTGATAGACATCTACCCAATTTGGGGTACATCAAATGTAATTGTTGAGACTGGCACATTCTTGAAGCAACAGTAAATTTTTTTGCCACTGGAATCAGAATTTTCAAATCTACAGGACCTGAAAACTTAAACTTGCTAAACGTTTTCTCAAGCAGAATATAAGCTACcaaaaacagcagggaaaacaatTGTAAGTTTTGATGTGTTTTAACCCCTTTGTCAAACAGCAacttctttgtatttcaaatgattttctgtCACTACTTAAGTCAGATTAATATCTGTGACCAAATGACAATGCAAAATACACTTTTACTTGCATTATCCATTTTCTCCACTTTTTTCATCACCTCTGTTTGTTAGATGCCCTAACATAGTGTCAGAAAACACAACttaaagtgaaaatgaaacaatcaTACAACTGCTGTTGACCTACAGGgcaaaaaaatcacactgacAGCACCTAGTGAGTAAGCTCATCTTTCCACTATTCACAAAACACTTCTTACATGGAAAAAGGTCTTAATGTTCAAAAATCCCCTCAAATTTTCTTAGATACATCATGAAAGCTGGTGAAAAAAATAAGCGAACAAAATCTGTAAGTAAAAGTCCAAATCTCCTCAGACTAAAGGACAGAGTGGTGAATCTATATCCTTTCTGTCCccaattgcttttcttccaattaGCTAAGGAACAAAGTCAAGTTTAATGGCAGATGGCTGCTAAGCttttatgaataaatatttgttgaGTCTTCAAAATTTAATAAAAGTGATATCAtgtaaaggcaaaaaaaaataaaaaataaaaaaaagctcAACCAACCTTCATCTTGTCCTTTGAGGAACTTCCGAGTACTCTTCAGTAAATTAGATCTCATTCGTGTTAATTGATCCAAAAGATTTCTTCTAGGTATATCATAAGCATTTCTAAAAGTTTGAGGTTTCAAGTCCTATGGTTTCAGTAATTAAAGTTTCAATTAACACAACGTATGAAACAATATCTAGCATTTCAATGGTAGTATATTGAAAATAACAACATTACACACAGTGGTGCTTACCTTATTCAGCAAAGCTATTTGGAACCCAGCATACTCCTTCATATTGAAGTCTAGAGGTCTATGAGGAATTTCCCCAGTAATCCCCTGTAGCAGATGTTGAAAATCGTTCCTATGTGCCATAGACAGGTTGTGTGATCTGCTTCTGACCTTAATTCCAGTCTCTTGCGCTACCTTTTTGCCTACAGAGCCAATGACTCTATCGGACTCTATTTTGgccttaatttaaaataaataaataaataaaattgacaATATGCTCTTAAAAGAATTAGTCacttattcattttaaattcctACCTAGAAGATTCAACAATGTGCTAATACACTATGACGACCATAACCAGGATGAGTGCTTAAGGAGTGCTTAGTACATAACCACTTAATGTCTACTACAATTTCAAATATAGTGAACATTTTGTGCCTAtgttttctgcatatttctccctctgctgcccATTACTAAGCACCAAGATGCAtgcaatgcttttattttcataagtcATAATTTAACTGGCAATTCTCTATCTGTCCTCaaactgttttctgctgcaagAGCTAAATGCAAGCTTTCAAGACTGATTCTCCCACAACTATAGTTGTGATCAGTCATACAATGGCATCAGCTTCCTAAAAGCTCAACAGACAGTCAcaacattaaacaaaaatagGAAACACATGAAAATACCTAATCCTATTTGATCAGACAGACCTCACCCCCAGCATTGTTAGATTTGTACCAAAATCAAACATGTTCATAAATGCCAACTTTTGGGCAGAATGCAGTTGAACAAAGAGCTAGAAGTAATTTGCCAAGACAATTTGCCaatgtttgctttgcagttttatACCCTAAATTTACAGACTAATCAGAATCTGAATTTGTACTTAAGAAcactgtgtctgtgctgctaaAATCTTTCAGAAGTGAGAAAAGCTTTATGTACCAATTTGCAGTCTGTCATTGCATCTTAGGCATCTACAAAGCCTACATTGAGAGATTAGTTCATTTAGTAGAACACTGAGCAACGTGACCATGATTTGCTAAGATATACTCTAGAATTCAAATTTGCTCCCCTGTCAAATAATTGgcttatatctttttttttttttaaataaaagttgttCTATAAGAACTTGATAGCTATGTAAGAAGTACTTGCACTACTATTAAAGTTTCAAGCCTACTGTGTGCTCTCATGATCTTGAGCAGGAAAGCTTAACATGCACAgctcaacaaaataaaagtgaaagcagcagggcagaaatGCCTTAACTGGTGCAGGGGACTAGACAAGATACATGCACTATTCTGAACAGCATGACCAACTTCATCACTTTACAGAAGGTCACTTGCAACTTTAGTCTGTATGCTTAATTCAGAATCTCTAATACGtcagttcagtttttatttactGAACACTTTCCACTTCAAAAGTCACTTTCTGATTCAGATACATCTAAGTACAAATccctgttttctgaaaaaaaaataaaaaatgctgcaACAGCTTTGACTTAAGataacatgttttcttttggacAAAAATATGCTACTATAACTGTACATGTAAAAATGTTCCTTAAATATAAGAGATCTTAATAGGTACCTCCATATCTATCTATACAGTCCACTCTAAAGTTTAtgcttaaatgttttctttcacttcacaGAACCAAAATACTTCCTTATTAATTGCTTATAGAAAGGCATTAACTTGATCttcctgctctttttccttgaaaaccCTTGAACTTGAGTATTTTAAGATATTATCCTGATATTACAAGTTTTTACTGCTCTTGTGCTTCAACATTACCTGCTGACTCAACTTTTTGAGATATGAAATGACACTGTAACTAAGTCCATATTCCACATTGTCAGCTATAAGGTTTGGTGCTCCCATCATTCTCACAGCTTTCTTCAAAGGCTGAAACATGGAATATATTGCACAGTCACATTTAACTTTACAAGGgttatatatatactttaagTAACTGTAACCATTTCAAAGAGGACCTGAAGTCTTTAAGGACAAATGTCAGATTTTTCAgggcagattttttttgttgttatttataaGTGTTATTCCACTCACACTGAATCAGTCACAAACAGAAATTAGTTACAATTGTTGAATTTTGTTGCTATATTCAAATTTCAAGCCTTCTCACAGGACTACAGTGGAAAGAGTATTACTATATATAAAAGTTcagttattttcttaaaaatacatattctacttgaaatagaatagaaaaaagAAGCACCCACACTGGAAAGGTGACTATAGCTgcttaataaaatagaaaattgaaAATCAAGTCATCTTACCCCAAGATAGTAAGGAGGCATTGTCTTCAAATAGCTTTCAAATGACTGTAGCCATTTTAACGTTGGCTTTGCCTTGTGTACTTTGAACAAGTCATCTGATGGTTATGAAAAACAGAGACACAATAAAAGACATGCCTAcgatttttttcctaatagaaCAAATGCTAAGAAAATACTAAATCCTTAATgcttaaatatattattttaacatatatACAACTAAACTAAATATACACAAAAGATTAAAGTTGCAGCCAAAAGATGGAACCTGACCAGTTATCAATTTGATAAATGAGATGACAAATTGAGAATAATGGCTACCGAAATAAAAGAAGTGAGATTACTGCATATCCAAAAGAATAATGATTACAAAAATTATTCTTGCACTTTGGGCACAAGTCATGAAAATCATGCAATTGTTTACAAGAGAAATAAACATTGCCATTGATATAATTGCTAAACATTCTATCTTTCTATGGCTGTGACTAATACTGTCACCAGCTGGATAAAACTCTTCAGATCAAATCAATTTTTCAGTTGCTTATTACTTGAAGATTTCATGGACTGGTATTTACCTAGCAGTGGAAGAAGAACTGGATAATTATAAGGCATCACAAATAAATTCACACAATTCAGGGCTGTACTAGCTTTCAAGTAACCAAAAGGATGACCAAGTTCACTGTATTTTGCACTATTGCTCACATACACCTGCAATGAAACACATTAAAAGTTAAgcatatttttacatattttgtgAATTTAAAGTTTTACATCCTAATTTGATTCTAGAATAAATTACATGACAAATAGCTTTAGAGAGACTTCAATTAAGTACGTATTCTACTTGCCTGCCAGCAGGTCTGAGGAGATTTTCTTTCCAGGATAAACTGGGTCAGTGGTGAAGGCTCTAACTCATATTTGTCAAAAGGCAGTTTGTCAATGACCATCGGCTCACAGTCAGTGCAGGAGAATTTCACCACAGGATGAGAAGTGCGGGGTGGCTAAACATAAGCATTCCACTGTTAATAAGTCTGCATACAGTAACTTCTTTGTActatgataaataaaataatagattctttgaaaacaaacatttaaggAGTCTACTGAATACAGAATTCATACTTTCCTAAGCACATAATTTGACACTGACACTATTGTGAAATCGGATGGAAATTGATTTTCTAAATACTGCTCATTTTACCTACTAAGTCTACAACAGTAAAATTTCTTACGTATACACAAAAACACTACCAATGGAAGTAAAGCCCTGTGTGGACTTTAGTGCTACTTTGGGGCATGCCCACTTTGACCTGGCAGAACTAAACTTTGTACTTTCATATTTGTTGACTTGCTCTCTTTAACAGCATGTCTCCTTCTGGgcaaattttatatttaaaaatctcaAACAGAATTACAGTGACTCATATAAGAAAAGTCTACAGCAACTCACATTTCAACTGCAATTGTGAAAACTTTCAGTTTGGGCAATTTAACTGTAATCTTTTTATTAATTACATGGAAAACACCTTTCAATCTCAAGTTTCAGATATGAGTTGATAATGTTTgacatttcttttgctgaataAGGAGGTGGCAAACGTGAAAAAAGTTGGAACCATATGCCTTACTTTGAAGGACCTTCAGGAGAGGAACTAAAGCTTTTATACTTACCTATAACCTCCTCCAAGGCTACTAGAATCTGAGGAAGATCACACCTGGGAAGTCTCCTTCCATTTAGTCCCTTTACAAGAAGTCAACTAATAAATACGTAAGATGAGCTATGGAAATACATGGTTTCTTGGACCTTCCTACCACCTCACcttgaaagtaatttttcctACAAGTTTATAAACTTTAGTCTCTTCCTTTTAGGATGAGCCAGCCAAATGTTATCTGTCCACAGAGCTGGTCTTGCCTTGAGTATCTCCACTCTGAGGAAGGTGTACTGTCCAAGTGCACACAAAACAGGAGGCCCACTCAATTGAAGGAACTGCAATTCTCTTGAAAGAAGATGCCTCCAATAAATAGTTGTGGCGGAGTTTCTGACCAAGCCATGAAGCAGTTATACTAAGAATAAAAAGGCTGCAAAAGAAGTTGAATGCTAAGACTTGAGTAGTCCAATAAGTTCTGACTGGAcagcaaaactattttttacctcagagcagtgagagcagccATTAACACGTTGATGTATCAACAGAATCATAAGCAGAATTTCACATACATTTAAGAATGCCTTGATTGTACCATCTACATTACATGAAACAGTTTTGAGGTAGGGCTACATCAGATAAATCCACAGTGGATcaggggcaaaaaaaaagatgtaactACAAATCCTCAAGTAAACAGGATGTTAAGTTCTGGCACTACGTAGACATAAAAGTCAGGAAATACAAATTTTGAAACACTATAAGCATATGTAGCTCCCTCTCATTGCATAGGGAAGGTTCAATTGGGAATTCCAATTGATGCCTACAGGAATTTAGCTGCAGGTGCAGTAATCCAATGTTTTGTGCAGTTATGAGAGAGGTATACGTGCTACAAGTGAGCAAAGTATTTTCTCACATCTTCTTGCCATTTAGCTTCAAGTTTTCAGTGATTTGGAACCACAGTTCTTCACTTGGCAAGACCTATTTTAGCAATATCAATCAAAATCTGCAGTAGCATCAAATCGTCAAAATTTTTCACAGTAAAAGGAAGCAGATACACCACTGATAGTGATTACAAGAAGTACACAGGGCAGCTTTCCCACAGAGCAGTTTTTTCAATATCCAGTGCACTggctctttgctttttaaacaacCACAAGATTTATTATGTTAGCTTGCTTTATTGTTCATGGAATGAGGCAGATCCCAGCAATACCACATCTACAAACTTCACTAAGATTTC
The Coturnix japonica isolate 7356 chromosome 1, Coturnix japonica 2.1, whole genome shotgun sequence DNA segment above includes these coding regions:
- the INTS6 gene encoding integrator complex subunit 6 isoform X1, producing MPILLFLIDTSASMNQRAYLGTSYLDIAKGAVETFMKLRARDPASRGDRYMLVTFEEPPYAIKAGWKENHATFMNELKNLQAEGLTTLGQSLRTAFDLLNLNRLVTGIDNYGQGRNPFFLEPAIIITVTDGSKLTTTSGIQEELHLPLNSPLPGSELTKEPFRWDQRLFALVLRLPGVSSPESEQMAGVPVDDSAITPMCEVTGGRSYCVCSPRMLNQCLESLVQKVQSGVVINFEKAGPDPSPIDDGQMDISRPFGPQPWHSCHKLIYVRPNPKTGVPIGHWPVPESFWPDQNSPTLPPRTSHPVVKFSCTDCEPMVIDKLPFDKYELEPSPLTQFILERKSPQTCWQVYVSNSAKYSELGHPFGYLKASTALNCVNLFVMPYNYPVLLPLLDDLFKVHKAKPTLKWLQSFESYLKTMPPYYLGPLKKAVRMMGAPNLIADNVEYGLSYSVISYLKKLSQQAKIESDRVIGSVGKKVAQETGIKVRSRSHNLSMAHRNDFQHLLQGITGEIPHRPLDFNMKEYAGFQIALLNKDLKPQTFRNAYDIPRRNLLDQLTRMRSNLLKSTRKFLKGQDEDQVHSVPIAQMGNYQEYLKQIPSPLRELDPDQPRRLHTFGNPFKLDKKGMMIDEADEFVAGPQNKHKRPGEPSMQGIPKRRRCMSPLLRGRPQTPPVVNNHIGGKGPPSPITQAQLDLVKPIPIHKTSEANNEIAMDDVVENHVTDPLSSDDFPDAVDSEFSMSSSFNSLDRSAAHIEGAGHEHLGNNLNVDGFLENHDESSSKEENTEDSLPISSTSKGKKTVPCRSSREINIELRAQIMKEIRKPGRKYERIFFLLKHVQGSLQTRLIFLQNVIKEASRFKKRMLIEQLESFLEEIHRRSNQVNHINSS
- the INTS6 gene encoding integrator complex subunit 6 isoform X2, encoding MPILLFLIDTSASMNQRAYLGTSYLDIAKGAVETFMKLRARDPASRGDRYMLVTFEEPPYAIKAGWKENHATFMNELKNLQAEGLTTLGQSLRTAFDLLNLNRLVTGIDNYGQGRNPFFLEPAIIITVTDGSKLTTTSGIQEELHLPLNSPLPGSELTKEPFRWDQRLFALVLRLPGVSSPESEQMAGVPVDDSAITPMCEVTGGRSYCVCSPRMLNQCLESLVQKVQSGVVINFEKAGPDPSPIDDGQMDISRPFGPQPWHSCHKLIYVRPNPKTGVPIGHWPVPESFWPDQNSPTLPPRTSHPVVKFSCTDCEPMVIDKLPFDKYELEPSPLTQFILERKSPQTCWQVYVSNSAKYSELGHPFGYLKASTALNCVNLFVMPYNYPVLLPLLDDLFKVHKAKPTLKWLQSFESYLKTMPPYYLGPLKKAVRMMGAPNLIADNVEYGLSYSVISYLKKLSQQDLKPQTFRNAYDIPRRNLLDQLTRMRSNLLKSTRKFLKGQDEDQVHSVPIAQMGNYQEYLKQIPSPLRELDPDQPRRLHTFGNPFKLDKKGMMIDEADEFVAGPQNKHKRPGEPSMQGIPKRRRCMSPLLRGRPQTPPVVNNHIGGKGPPSPITQAQLDLVKPIPIHKTSEANNEIAMDDVVENHVTDPLSSDDFPDAVDSEFSMSSSFNSLDRSAAHIEGAGHEHLGNNLNVDGFLENHDESSSKEENTEDSLPISSTSKGKKTVPCRSSREINIELRAQIMKEIRKPGRKYERIFFLLKHVQGSLQTRLIFLQNVIKEASRFKKRMLIEQLESFLEEIHRRSNQVNHINSS